The genomic region GGTAACCTAAACAGCGCGCGCTGGGCGTCACAGAGGGCGTGACGGGGGCGTCACAGGGGGCGGTGCGACGCCGGCCCGGAACGAGCGGGTCCTGCCTGCCGCCATCAGGGCGCCCTGGGGGCGGGGGCCGAGCGGCCGGAAAATGCGTTTGAACATGTGCCATTTGGACAGCTGCTGTTCAAGAGCCCTCTTTCCTCCCTTGTTAGAATGTTGAAGGATGCGTCCCTCTGTGCGTCGGGCGAGGTTTTGGAGTAAAATACGGCAGGGGTGGCCACGGACAAACCGTTGAACGTGCAGGAAAGCTTCGCTCTGTCCCACCTCGCCACTGGTGCTGCATGAACGGCGGGAGCTGTGTCTGCTCGGGCGCCGACCCCCTGaacctgcctgtccctgccagcTGCCGGGCTCGCCCCGGAGCCCGAGCCCCCCTGCGCGGCCTCCCTGGCTGGCTGCCCGCCTGCactgcctccctccccgcctGGTCAAGCACCGGGTTCTGTTGTGACCTGGCTTTctgtggggggttggggttgtTTTGCTGCTCTTTCGGTTTAGCGAGGAAGAGGGCTCGGAGTGACGGGAGAaagctgccccagcagcaccgcCGCGCCTGCCGTGGTGCGCAGGCACGTCTGGGCGCAGGCACGTCTGGCCCCAGCGCGACGGCGACGGCGGGGGGAGCCCTGGGCTTCCCGCTCGGCGGGGAACTCCCGGCACCGCGCCGCGCCTCCCGCGGTGCTGCCGCGCGGGGGATGGcggcgggcgcgcggcggcggctcctcccggCCTGGatgggggcggcgggggacgagcgggcggcggcggcgccccccAAGGCCGGGCGGCGGCAGGCGGCGGCAGGGCCCAGGTAGCGCCGTTGGGGCGGGagggagcggcggggggggcgggcgggcgaggCCTGGCCCTCCCCGCGCTGAGTGTTTCCCCGTGCGGTGCCCagggctgcggcggcggcggcggcggtggtgTACTGCATGAACGAGGCGGAGCTGGTGGACGTGGCCCTGGCCGTCCTGGCCGAGGTGAGCCCGGAGCCCCGGGGGTGGGGACGCGGCCCCCGTCGTACCCGAGCGCGGCCGGGCGCGCGGCCGGCCTCCGGGGCGCGGGCAGCGAGCGCTGCCGCTCCCGCTCCCTGGCGGCTCCTCTCCGGGAGGCGGGTCTGGGGTCGCTGCCGAGCGCCGACCGAATTCCCCGGACCCCTCTTCCGCTTCCCGGAGGCTGCTGGGGCCGGCGCAGCTGCCTTTcaccccggccgccccgccgcgcgaTGCGCGACAAGAACAGCTTCCACCGCGGACCTGGGGACTGGCGAGGGGTGGTGCTCCCGGGGTGAAGTTGCGCACAGCCTGGTCTGGTTGTTTTCCCTTTGGTCAGAATCTACAGTGCGAGGAAGATGAGGAGAAGGCCCGTTCCGGCAGCGAAGAGGAGCAAGACCTCCAGCCAACACCAAAGGAGGCTCCTGGAAGCACAGCCAGCACGGGGGGAGGCAGCGACCGGAGTCTGG from Gavia stellata isolate bGavSte3 chromosome 4, bGavSte3.hap2, whole genome shotgun sequence harbors:
- the CYREN gene encoding cell cycle regulator of non-homologous end joining; amino-acid sequence: MAAGARRRLLPAWMGAAGDERAAAAPPKAGRRQAAAGPRAAAAAAAVVYCMNEAELVDVALAVLAENLQCEEDEEKARSGSEEEQDLQPTPKEAPGSTASTGGGSDRSLALPSPPDAGAGADAERTGWEDSEDDVLKYVREIFFS